A window of the Henckelia pumila isolate YLH828 chromosome 3, ASM3356847v2, whole genome shotgun sequence genome harbors these coding sequences:
- the LOC140893344 gene encoding reticulon-like protein B5, which produces MPGSDYSEASDERARNEDGNHGKFHLFGRQKPVHTSLGGGIPADVILWRNKQISGALLAGSTVIWLLFERIGYHLIPFVCHSLIFTLATLFLWSNLSFFVKKSAFEFPEMSLPEELCESIALLIRDRCNKAFSIFREVALGKDLKKFLYTILGLWLVSVIGGWFDFLTLVYMMFVMLLTMPLFYEKNEDQVDSYARKATAKLKRQYSSLDEKVLQKLPKVPFMAGSKQQ; this is translated from the exons ATGCCGGGTTCGGATTATTCGGAAGCGTCTGATGAAAGGGCTCGAAATGAAGATGGGAATCACGGAAAGTTTCACCTATTTGGGAGGCAGAAACCGGTGCACACCTCCCTTGGTGGTGGCATTC CTGCGGATGTTATACTGTGGCGTAACAAGCAGATATCAGGAGCTTTGCTAGCTGGATCAACTGTCATATGGCTCCTCTTCGAACGCATCGGCTATCATTTGATTCCATTTGTGTGTCATTCTCTGATATTCACTCTCGCCACTCTCTTCTTGTGGTCCAACCTCTCATTTTTCGTCAAGAA GTCAGCTTTTGAGTTCCCGGAGATGTCATTACCGGAGGAATTGTGCGAGAGCATCGCACTATTGATAAGGGACCGATGCAACAAGGCATTTTCCATCTTTAGGGAAGTGGCATTGGGAAAGGATTTAAAGAAATTCTTATAT ACAATTCTAGGATTATGGTTGGTATCTGTCATCGGCGGCTGGTTCGACTTCTTGACTCTTGTGTATATGA TGTTTGTGATGCTATTGACCATGCCTCTGTTCTACGAGAAAAACGAAGATCAAGTCGATTCTTATGCGCGAAAGGCCACGGCCAAACTCAAGAGACAATACAGCTCGCTGGATGAAAAGGTTCTTCAAAAGTTGCCAAAAGTTCCTTTCATGGCCGGCAGTAAGCAGCAGTGA
- the LOC140889861 gene encoding uncharacterized protein — MRVVVVVAAEKNVFILNPKVSSLRRLEAVLRALVVQYNSVPLRFQGILIGFATNAGDDTPVIIEKESHVIIFQLSEFADVFPDEIPGLPPTREIDFTIELVLGDSISVDPIKLEAVINWPRPTSVPEFRSFMGLAGYYRRFIKGFSTIAKPITQLTQKNTPYHWTDDCEASFIELKKETNQ; from the exons ATGAGGGTGGTGGTAGTGGTAGCAGCCGAAAAGAACGTTTTCATTTTAAACCCAAAggtaagcagtttaagaagactggaagcagttcttcgagctctagtggttcAATACAATTCAGTTCCGCTCCGATTTCAGGGTATTCTGATTGGTTTTGCAACAAATGCGGGGGACGACACTCCAGTGATAATTGAAAAGGAGTCACATGTAATT atattccagttatcagagtttgctgatgtgtttccagaTGAAATTCCAGGTTTACCTCCAAcccgtgagattgatttcactATTGAGTTAGTGTTAG GAGACAGTATATCAGTTGATCCTATCAAGTTAGAGGCAGTTATTAACTGGCCTAGACCTACGTCTGTGCCTGAATTCCGCAGTTTCATGGGATtagctgggtattatcgtcgatttattaaAGGTTTCTCcaccattgcaaagccgattacccagttaactcagaagaatactcCTTACCATTGGACAGATGATTGTGAAGCGAGCTTTATTGAATTGAAAAAAGAGACTAACCAGTGA
- the LOC140889862 gene encoding secreted RxLR effector protein 161-like — protein MENYISATTPMSSSIKIDKDEEEMSVEATMYQGLIGSLIYLTAIRSDIVFVLFLCARFQSDPKQSHYIAAKRILKYLKGTPNVGSWYAKDKSLNLVGYSDTDYARCKLDGKSISGSCQFLGDRLISWCSKKKMYIETSTTEEEYLAAGSCCAQLLWMQQQLRDYGIEAKESPIFCDNTCTIAISYNLILHSRTKHIDVRCNFI, from the coding sequence ATGGAAAATTACATATCTGCCACTACTCCCATGAGCTCATCAATCAAGATTGATAAAGATGAAGAGGAAATGTCAGTTGAGGCAACCATGTATCAAGGTCTAATAGGGTCACTTATTTACCTAACTGCTATTAGATCTGATATTGTATTTGTTCTTTTCCTTTGTGCTAGGTTTCAATCAGATCCAAAGCAATCCCATTATATAGCTGCCAAGCGAATATTGAAATATCTTAAGGGAACTCCAAATGTTGGGTCGTGGTATGCTAAGGATAAATCTTTGAATCTAGTTGGCTATTCAGATACAGATTATGCAAGGTGCAAATTGGACGGGAAAAGCATAAGTGGATCATGTCAATTCTTGGGAGATAGACTGATTTCTTGGTGCAGCAAAAAGAAAATGTATATTGAAACCTCTACAACAGAAGAAGAGTATCTAGCTGCAGGAAGTTGTTGTGCTCAACTGCTCTGGATGCAACAACAGTTGAGAGATTATGGGATCGAAGCAAAAGAATCGCCAATATTTTGCGATAACACCTGCACAATCGCGATTTCCTACAATCTCATTCTTCATTCAAGAACTAAACATATCGACGTTAGATGTAATTTCATCTGA